The Littorina saxatilis isolate snail1 linkage group LG1, US_GU_Lsax_2.0, whole genome shotgun sequence nucleotide sequence cgcctcaacttttacaaaaagccggatatgacgtcatcaaagacatcaatccaaaaaatgaaaaaaacatctagggatttcatacccaggaactctcatgtaaaatttcataagatcggtccagtagtttactctgaatcgctctacacacacacacacagacacacacacgtacaccaaggactgggtggccgagtggtaacgcacttgcgctcggaagcgagaggttgcaagttcgtccctgggtcagggcgttagcaattttctcccccctttcctaacctaggtggtgggttcaagtgctagtctttcggatgagacgaaaaaccgaggtcccttcgtgtacactacattggggtatgcacgttaaagatcccacgattgacaaaagggtctttcctggcaaaattgtataggcatagataaaaaatgtccaccaaaatacctgtgtgacttggaataataggccgtgaaaagtaggatatgcgccgaaatggctgcgatctgctggttgatgtgaatgcgtgatgtattgtgtaaaaaatttcatctcacacggcataaatagatccctgcgccttaagtccgagtctggagatacgcgcgcgatataagacttcatataacatacacatacaccacgacgaccctcgtctcgattccccctctatattaaaacatttagtcaaaacttgactaaatgtaaaaagatgacATCAAATAGTCACAAGCAATTTAACATCCAATATATGCAGACataaaaaagagacagagagaagaataagaataagaatactttattatctcatagagaaattcatgcgtggtacataacaataatacaaacaagacattgattttacataaaacatatagcactatataacagggcaggttatagaaacacctcccacatacctctctggacattccttgcattgttcttacgcattcagacatgaacacatccatgtctcacttacacatcgcacacatggacattcgtatacgctcaacttacccattcacacatggacattcgaccacgctccacttacacattcttatacgctccatttacacattcacacatgggcattcttatatgctccagagagaaagacagagagagagagagacagaaagagagagagacagagaaatctAACATTATTCACAGCATTAATTTAACAAAAACTACAGACGGAATAAGTTTAAAAACGAGATCTTCACAGAACTTAAGTACATTtttcaagaaaaacaagaaggcaAGCACAAACAAATGCTCATTCCATATTTCACAAGGTGATATAGCCATATCAGTTGTACCCTTTTTTTGGAGACATAATTGTTATTCAATCACATATAAGACACAAAAAGCTATTGATAAACATTATAAAAACAGCAATAACCTTTAATTTTTCTCCCTTCACCCTTTCATGTTCATTCCCATCAAACTTCAATCGCCTGCAAGAATCCAACCTGACTTTTTTCAATTATCGGCTTAAGTCCTCACAAAAATCTAATGCTGTGTGTTTCTCTTGCATGCCATTACTTGGGCTGTTTTGTCACTACTTTCACAGGTGGGTTTCCGTTACTAGACCGACCACTGATGTTTGCAGAGTGTGAAGGCCTACAAGGCCATACCGTACTCtagacaaaaacatgattcttGACTATCTCTCATATTATATTAGACGCATACGGCTGACAAGTTGCAGTTTAGGGTTAATATAGTCCATAATTATAACATGTATCCACCTACATCATATTATTTAGTAACAGACAAGCTGGCGCTAGCCAATGAACAGGTACAGAGGTTGGCCTGGACTAACACAGATTCGCCTTGTGCATAAAATAAATGCTGTAGGTTCACACTTCTATCATTGCTTTTTCTAAGTCAAGTGAAAATTCTGCTGGAGAGATGACTATGCTAAGTGTGAAAGCTTTGTAACAGACGCTTAGCGTCTTGCCATATTTGAATTTAAAAAGATTCTATCGTTAATCAACATTCTGCTGGTTTCTTGCGCTTTGCCAATACATTGTATAATATATATGTATCAAACAAGTTTTTCTTTGTGGTGGACGACATTGTTACGTCTTACAGGACTGAAAAGAAGATACAGTAGAATGTCTCCCATGCGACCCGTCAATggaagccaccccccccccccccccccccccccccgacagaCTCCGTGTTATCAGCTCATTCTGTCTTTTTGGGCGCCTCCTCCTTCCTGATGGTGTCCCGCTGCTTGCCGAAGTCGGTGAGCAGGTTGCGGTGGAGGATCTGCGAGGCACAGATCAGCCCTGCGTACAGCACCGAGGTGAAGCCGCACAGCAGCACGTCTTGgcctgggacacacacacacatctcgcTGTGGATAgttgacaacaacaccaacaccaactgTGTGGATGCTTGCTTGTTATGGCCTGATATGAGCTGATAACTTGTCTGTTTTTTCCAGCATTATGACAttgaggtacagtggaaccccccttttaagaccctccactttaagaccccctcctttttaagaccttgttttctcagactttctgttcattgcctcagtaaaatgacccccactttaagactccctcctttttaagaccttgttttctcagactttctgttcattgcctcagtaaaatgacccccactttaagactccctcctttttaagaccttgttttctcagactttctgttcattgcctcagtaaaatgacccccactttaagactccctcctttttaagaccttgttttctcagactttctgttcattgcctcagtaaaatgacccccactttaagactccctcctttttaagaccttgttttctcagactttctgttcattgcctcagtaaaatgacccccactttaagactccctcctttttaagaccttgttttctcagactttctgttcattgcCTCAGTAAAATGAccccactttaagactccctcctttttaagaccttgttttctcagactttctgttcattgcCTCAGTaaaattacctccattttaagactccctcctttttaagacccgattttcttggagttttgaaggtcttaaaaggggggtttccagTGTGTACAGTGGtacagtgaaaactgtcaaatacggtcactggacttagcggacactcgcagaatacggacagtcagtctcggcacggactgctttacactgtaaaacacctgtacggtacggccacctcggcattacggacgcggacacgtattTTGGGTCCATAATAAGTCATATACCTGCTAAATACGGACATCCACAGCAAGCTGGGAAGTTCGATCGACGAAGAAGACGATAAATCGATCAGTTGATATtattcggtatctgagcagctctcgcgagacacgctatttgttatgctttgaacatcgcgagaacttcgaaccttggcttgtgcagctcgcacgagatcgctgtaccgcatgctttgctatgctctgaagtttgcgagagattacgagtagagcttggaataccgatagagTCTATTCTTGGTGAGTGTTTTAAGTCGACGCATTTGATTGGCTACTAGAGTTCCAAGGCAGCCAATCCAACGTGTGGAACGTGTTCGGCGGAACGGAAGTGAAAGTGTATGAGTGAATGTATCTTCTCTTCGAAAGAGTGATTCGTGTTTAACAAGATGGCAGCAAGAAATTCAAAttcaagaaaaggaagaaatgcGCTGACTTTAGAACAAAGGATAAATGTTGTCAAACAACTGGAAAGTGGGAAATCATGCCGAACGATTGCACAAGAGCTTGGGTGTGGGAGAACGCAGATTTCGAAAATCAGCGTCGATCGGGAAAAAATAATGAAGTTGTGGGAATCGGGAGACGGACGTGCTGACCAGAAATGGGTTTCGAAGAAGACAACCGAATACGAAGAGCTAAATGACGCCGTgttcgagtggttttcaaccAAACGTGCGAATCACATTGCCATCAATGGTCCACTCAGACAACGCTGGACAAATTCTTTCAAAAGCTGATGAGTGCAGAATGAGgtgaatgtgaatgtgttgtATGAATGAGATCCAGTAACTTTTTAACAATTTAAATTTATACagttgatatgataaaaagcttttaaacttgttttacaacagtcaatattaaatgtttctctatttaatctaaacagcttctgtttttcttataaatgtacatgtacagtactctctctctctcaacttgactttgtcgcgtttacttgcacctgtctaataaggacacctgcagaataaggacacttttgtctggtcccaagggtgtccttatttgacaggttttactgtacctgTAATGTGAGCCCCTTTCTGACAAAatgactttttttctctctaaaaTCTTCTTTAAAAATGTTTTGCATCCGTAAAGTTAAGTTTACCTGCAATCGACAGGTGGTCTAAGCTTACTTGTAATTGATACTGCAAATTGTACCTGTGTCTGATAAGTGTACAACTTATCCTAAGTTGGTAAGCGTAAATCTTATCTCTGATAAGCATAAAGCTTACCTGTAACTAATACGAGGACAGCTTATCTGTCATGTAGAGGCCAGGTATGTTAGTGTCAGGCCTGAGTTTAGTGATGGCTTCAGGTGTAAAACTTACCTGTCATGTAGAGGCCAGGTATGTCGGTGTCAGGCCTGAGTTTAGTGATGGCCTCAGGTGTGAAGCGACTCTTGCCCTGGTCCAAGCCGTACATCTCGCCCTGTGGACAGCCCAGGTAGTACTTGTTGCTCACCGGCGTCCCCACCTCCATGTAGGCTTTCtgtcaacataaaaaaaacataactGTAAAAAAGAACAACCAATACCCTGAAAAAGAAAGGACAATGGAAGCAGATCACAGCCTCCGATGAGGCATACCCCTGCAACTGTACTTGCCTCCAGAATTTCTGTCAACGTAAAGAACATGACTGTCGCATAACACTGTCTGCAGAAAAAAAGTTTCTTTCAAGACACTCACTGAAGGGTTCCAGCAAGCCGTGTCCCTTCATTATAGGTTAACATTTCTGTTGAATTAGCTCCAGCCTTTGAACAGTCATCAACAACACTCTTATGACTAAAATTATGCAGGTAATTACGTTGTTTTTTAACTGCAGTATACAGCAACGGCCAAGACAGGTTAAGCTCTGTATACCAGTGCAAACtggactgaactgaactgaactttattttattatacaaggataaagatttaaggcttgGCCTTTTGTAACAATCTTTCCTTGAcacaggtacagtggaaccccccttttaataccttcacaaatctgagaaaatcaggtcttaaaagggagggagtcttaaaatgggggtacatttacactggttatcaacagaacatctgagaatacagggtcttaaaagggagggagtcttaaattggtggtcttaaaaggggggttacaCTGTAGCACGTATGTAAGTGTAAAGGCAGACCTTGCCGTCGAGCTGGGGAAAGAGGTGACAGCAGATTCTCCACATCTGTTCCCCGATGCTGTCCTTGACGTTCTCGTAGTCCTCACCGCGGTGACGCAGACGTCCGTTCTCCCAAGACTCGAACCAGTCCCAGCGCGCCAGGGTGATGATCAGCACAGAGCTCTTACCTGCACAGGTACATTTCAGGTGAGATGTCACATTTTCCAAGCAGAATTCTCTCATCACGAGCAAACTCTTACTGACGGCACATTCATCCTCCGGCTCCGTTCATTCCTTACATTAACACTTGTGACGTATGAAGGGCGTGTGATTCTAGGAATGTACATCAGAaacataacaagaagggcaaagcccatacgactcacatgctttacacatttttcctaccaaaatacacgtgaccttaggtcatccaaggtcatgcaacacaaagctgttaattcaagacataggaagtacaatggtgcttattggctctttctaccatgagatatggtcacttttagtggttcactaccttattttggtcacatttcataagggtcaaagtgaccttgaccttgatcatatgtgaccgaatgtgtctcatgatgaaagcataacatgtgccccacataatttttaagtttgaaacagttatcttccatagttcagggtcaaggtcacttcaaaatatgtatacaatccaactttgaagagctcctgtgaccttgaccttgaagcaaggtaaaccaaactggtatcaaaagatgggtcttactttgccctatatatcatatataggtgaggtattgaatctcaaaaacttcagagaaaatgggaaaaatatgaaaaatagctgttttttaggcaacatttatggcccctgcgaccttgaccttgaagcaaggtcaagatgctatgtatgttttttggggccttgtcatcatacaccatcttgccaaatttggtactgatagactgaatagtgtccaagaaatatccaacgttaaagttttccggacggacggacggacggacggacgactcgggtgagtacatagactcacttttgcttcgcatgtgagtcaaaaatgatatCACATTCCCGAAGGAGAACTCTCTCGTCACACGCCGCGTATTCTTACTCGACATATATCGTTCATTCCTTACACTAACACTTGTGACGCATGAAAAACATATGATTCAAGGAATGTAATTCAAAAACAAAGCCGGTTTTTTGCTCTCTTAAAACAATTCTCATTTGCTCTACAATTCATGTCAGTGTTctcagaaacacgaaaatatcaagCATGCATTCCCCGGaattggcgtatggctgcctaaatggcagggtaaaaacggtcatacaagtaaaaactcactcgtgcaaaaagaCACAACTGAACGTGGTAGTTTCAGCCCATGTATACAGAAGAAGAATATTGCATATCTATACCAGAATCTTGCATATCTATACCAGAATCTTGCATATCTATACCAGAATCTTGCATATCTATACCAGAATATTGCATATCTATACCAGAATCTTGCATATCTATACCAGAATCTTGCATATCTATACCAGAATCTTGCATATCTATACCAGAATCTTGCATATCAATACCAGAATATTGCATGTCAATACCAGAATATTGCATGTCAATACCAGAATCTTGCATATCTATACCAGAATATTGCATATCAATACCAGATTATTGCATATCAATACCAGAATATTGCATGTCTATACCAGAATCTTGCATATCTATACCAGAATATTGCATATATCAATACCAGAATCTTGCATATCAATACCAGAATATTGCATGTCTATACCAGAATCTTGCATATCAATACCAGAATATTGCATGTCAATACCAGAATCTTGCATATCTATACCAGAATCTTGCATATCAATACCAGAATATTGCATGTCAATACCAGAATCTTGCATGTCAATACCAGAATCTTGCATATCTATACCAGAATCTTGCATATCAATACCAGAATATTGCATATCAATACCAGAATATTGCATATCAATACCAGAATACAGGACCAACCTGGGTGCCTGTCAGCGAAGGTTGGGTCCTTGGCGGAGGGGAAGGAGATGTAGCACAGGGGGACCGGGGCAGAGGTCACATCCTCCAGGGGCAAGCGCAGGTAGTCTCCCATCGCCGCGTTGATGTTGTTTCTGAAACACATACCGTCCACACTCACATTTacattttttgtcatttttcttttacattactttattgtcccattgttGTGAAATTTGGTTCGCTTCCtctccagtggaaagctagcagcaacagagtcgtgttacccaggtgtctgcgtgtttaggtgtaatcagccacctgcacttatggcagaatgatcaaggtcttttacgtgccaaaGTGGTGACACGaaggtggaacatggataccgtctcttagtctgcacataaagttgactcgtttccgtcccggcccggatttgaACCTGCGATCGTAGGATCAcaggtccagtgctctaccaactgagctaccgggccccctttGACTCCAATCATCCCAAGTAGGTGGGTATTTACAACTAACACTGAGCGCTTACAATTAAGGTACTTAACGATTGTGCCAGTACATacaattacagtggaaccccctttttcaAGGGCACATTTCAAACAGTCAGCAAAATTAAGAtaatacagtggaccccccccccccccccttttagtTACAACCTccaaaaattcaacaaaatcaggtcttaaaaaggcgggagccttaaaatggggttaaatttacagacgttatgaacaaaaatcagagaaaacagggtcttgaaagaCAAAGCCTCAGTCTAaaattagggggtcttaaaaggggggttccactgtattcactGTAGGTGACACGCGA carries:
- the LOC138958248 gene encoding all-trans-retinol 13,14-reductase-like, giving the protein IYPLLDKVGPSVSFLTTFVGVDGSQADLKLPSGNTWYYSQNNINAAMGDYLRLPLEDVTSAPVPLCYISFPSAKDPTFADRHPGKSSVLIITLARWDWFESWENGRLRHRGEDYENVKDSIGEQMWRICCHLFPQLDGKKAYMEVGTPVSNKYYLGCPQGEMYGLDQGKSRFTPEAITKLRPDTDIPGLYMTGQDVLLCGFTSVLYAGLICASQILHRNLLTDFGKQRDTIRKEEAPKKTE